Genomic window (Methanobrevibacter sp.):
ATTGCACGTGATTATATTTACAATATTAGTTATTTTATCTTCTTATATGGGATATGCAATGGTAGATATGTTATTTTAGTGAGCGGTGTGTTTCAGTCTGGCATTCATTTTTAATATATGAAAACAACTCTAAAACTCAATTGGCTTTGGATTGTGATGTTTGGTATCATCATCCATTTTGCTGTTAGCATTGAGGAGTCATCCATCATAAGCTGAAATTGTTCAGGTTAATTAATATCGCAGAATACCTGGGAAATTTAATGTTCACATTCATGTTGAGTATACAATTGATAAATTACAAATCATGTTAATTTTGGAAAAAAGAAAATTACCGCGAAGTTACTTTTCAAATGATGCTTATTTTTTCTTCAGCAAAAAATCTGTTCGTTTTTTAGGTATTTTTTATTTTTTTATTAAATGCCCCCTCATTTATTATTCACATTATGTGAATTTTATTTCACTAAATAGTAACACTTAAATAATGTAAAAAAAGAATTTCATATTGTAGGAGAAAATCAGATCCTACATTTAATCAATTACAAAGAGGCAAAATAAATGAAAAAGAACCATAGAATTGCAGTTATTGTTATTGCAACCGTGTTAATCATTATGAGTGGAATTTTACTATTTTCAGGATTTGGAAGCTCCGAAAGAATTGATATAGTAGGTTCCACATCTGTACAACCGGTAGCTGAAAAACTAGTAGAAGAATATAAAATTACTCACCCCAATGCAAACATTAATGTTCAAGGTGGAGGATCTAGCGTAGGCATTAAAAGTGTCCATGAAGGAAGCGCAGAAATTGGTACAAGTTCAAAAGAATTGGACGATAATGAAAAAGAAGGATTAAAAGAATATGAACTTGGTCAGGATGGAATTGTATTAGCTGTTAACAGAAATAATGATGTATCAGATTTAACTAGTACCCAATTAAAAGACATATTTTCCGGAAAAATCACCAACTGGAAAGAAGTTGGTGGAAATGATGGTAAAATCCATGTTATAGTCCGTGAAGAGGGATCAGGTACTTTAGATGCATTTAAAAGTATTGTAATGGGAAATACAAAAATCAAAAGTGATGCCATTGTTCAAAGTTCAACTGAAGCTGTAAAACAATCTGTCAAACAAGATGAAAACGCTATTGGTTTTGTTTCATTCGCACACATGTCTGATGATGTGAAATCTTTAAGTATCGAAGGAGTAGCTCCAAGCACTGAAAGTATCGCAGACGGTTCTTATGAATTAAAAAGACCATTTTTATTCCTTGTTAAAGGAGAACCATCAGGTGATTTAAAAGACTTTATCGACTGGATAAATAGCACTGAAGCAGATAATGTTTTAAAAGGAGAAAAAATTATCAAATCAAAATAAATAACCCGACAACAGGAATTTAAAAAATAAATATGATAACTAATGTTTTCATTATATTTTTTATTCTTAATTTTTTTATACTGGAGGGATTTAACATGTCTAAACTTACATCTGAAACAATAATGGAGAAATCATTGTTTATTATTGCATTATTCTCTTGTTTGGTGATTTTACTTATAATAAGTTTTATATTTATCGAGGCTTTCCCTGCAATACAGGAATATGGAATCACCCAATTTTTATTTGGAAATATCTGGGCGCCAAATGAAGGGCAATTTGGTGTATTTGCAATGATAATTGGATCATTATATGTTACATTCATTGCACTTTTAATGTCAGTTCCTTTATCTCTTTCATGCGCAATATTTATGGCAGAAGTTGCAAGCAGTAAAGTTAGAAAGTTTTTAAAACCCGTTATTCAAACATTATCTGGAATCCCTTCTGTTGTTTATGGATTTTTTGGTCTAATTTTATTAGTCCCATTTATAAGATCTCAATTTGGGGGAACTGGCTTCGGCATACTTACTGCAGCAATCATATTGTCCATCATGATTTTGCCGACTATAATTTCGGTTTCTTATGATTCATTAAGAGCAGTTCCGCAGGACTACAAAGAAGCATCTTTAGGTTTAGGAGCAACAAACTGGCAAACAATTCGTAGAGTTGTTTTTCCATCAGCACTGCCGGGCATTATTACCTCAATTATTTTAGGAATGGGCAGGGCTGTGGGTGAAACATTGGCTGTACTAATGGTCATAGGCAATGTTGCAAAAATACCAGCATCGATTTTAAGTCCTGCTAGAACTTTGACCTCAAATATCGCATTGGAAATGAATTATGCAATCGGCATTCATTATAATGCTTTATTTGCTACTGCAGTCGTGCTGTTTATAGTAATTATTTCATTGTTAATTATTGCAAATCATATTCAAAGGAAATACAGTATGGATATTGGTGGAGGAACATTATGAATACAAAAGGAGGTATGAAAAATGAATTTTAATTTTATATCTGCAAAAATTTCTCAAAAAATAATGAATTCAATATTTCTACTTTCAGGAATTATTACCTTAACAATTCTGGTAATTATTTTAGCATATATTTTAATTAAGGGCCTTCCGGTAATAAATTTAGAATTTATTTTCGGTCAAGTTGAAAATCAGGGTGCATCAGGCGGAATATTTCCAATAATCATATCAAGTTTATATGTAACTTTGCTTTCAGTTTTAATATCCACTCCATTGGGAGTAGGTGCTGCTATTTATATGGCGGAATATGCAAATGATGGAAAATTAACTAGGATAATACGTTTTGGAGCCGAAATATTAGCTTCAATTCCTTCAATAGTGTATGGTTTGTTTGGATTATCTTTTTTTGTCATATTTTTAAATTTGGGATGGTCCATATTTTCAGCCAGTTTAGTTTTAGCTATTATGGGGATTCCAACAATATTTCAAGTTTCAGAAGTATCTATACGCTCAGTGCCAAGCATATATGCAGAAGGAAGTTATGGATTGGGCGCTACAAAATGGCAGACCATTTATAAAGTTGTCCTGCCTGCAGCACTTTCCGGAATTGTCACTGGAATTATATTGGGAATGACAAGAGCAATTTCTGAAGCAGCCGCTGTAATGTATGCTGTAGGCTCATCCATTACCATGCCAATTTCAATACTCGATCCGGGTAGGCCATTGCCGCTTCATTTGTATATTTTAGCAACTGAAGGCATTTCTTTACCTAATGCCTTTGGAACTGCAGCCGTTCTAGTGATTATTGTATTGATTATTACATTTTTAACTAATTATTTCACAGAAAGATATCAAAATAAAATGATGGGAAAATAAATAAAGTAAGGAGATTTAATTATGGAAAAAATTACTGTTGAGCATTTAAATACTTATTTCGGAGATGCTCATATTCTTAAAGACATAAATTTTAAAGTAGCTGAAAACACAGTCACTGCATTAATCGGTCCATCAGGTTGTGGCAAATCAACTTTTTTAAGGTCAATTAATAGGATGAATGATTTAATACCGGCATTTAAATGTGATGGAACTCTCCTTCTTGATGATGAAGATGTTTATGCTCCTGAAATGGATGTTGTGGATTTGAGAAGAAAAGTAGGAATGGTTTTTCAAAAACCCAATCCTTTTCCAAAATCCATTTTTGAAAATGTAGCTTATGGTTTAAGAATTCATGGAGAAGAAGATGAAGATTTTATAAAACAAAGAGTTGAGGAAAGTTTAAAATCAGCAGCAATTTGGGATGAAGTTAAAGATAAACTTGATAAATCCGCAATGGGATTATCTGGAGGTCAACAACAAAGATTATGTATTGCAAGGACGATAGCCAATAATCCTGAAGTTATTTTAATGGATGAACCCTGTTCTGCTCTAGATCCAATTTCAACATTAAAAATTGAGGATTTGA
Coding sequences:
- a CDS encoding phosphate ABC transporter substrate-binding protein; the protein is MKKNHRIAVIVIATVLIIMSGILLFSGFGSSERIDIVGSTSVQPVAEKLVEEYKITHPNANINVQGGGSSVGIKSVHEGSAEIGTSSKELDDNEKEGLKEYELGQDGIVLAVNRNNDVSDLTSTQLKDIFSGKITNWKEVGGNDGKIHVIVREEGSGTLDAFKSIVMGNTKIKSDAIVQSSTEAVKQSVKQDENAIGFVSFAHMSDDVKSLSIEGVAPSTESIADGSYELKRPFLFLVKGEPSGDLKDFIDWINSTEADNVLKGEKIIKSK
- the pstC gene encoding phosphate ABC transporter permease subunit PstC, with product MSKLTSETIMEKSLFIIALFSCLVILLIISFIFIEAFPAIQEYGITQFLFGNIWAPNEGQFGVFAMIIGSLYVTFIALLMSVPLSLSCAIFMAEVASSKVRKFLKPVIQTLSGIPSVVYGFFGLILLVPFIRSQFGGTGFGILTAAIILSIMILPTIISVSYDSLRAVPQDYKEASLGLGATNWQTIRRVVFPSALPGIITSIILGMGRAVGETLAVLMVIGNVAKIPASILSPARTLTSNIALEMNYAIGIHYNALFATAVVLFIVIISLLIIANHIQRKYSMDIGGGTL
- the pstA gene encoding phosphate ABC transporter permease PstA, which gives rise to MNFNFISAKISQKIMNSIFLLSGIITLTILVIILAYILIKGLPVINLEFIFGQVENQGASGGIFPIIISSLYVTLLSVLISTPLGVGAAIYMAEYANDGKLTRIIRFGAEILASIPSIVYGLFGLSFFVIFLNLGWSIFSASLVLAIMGIPTIFQVSEVSIRSVPSIYAEGSYGLGATKWQTIYKVVLPAALSGIVTGIILGMTRAISEAAAVMYAVGSSITMPISILDPGRPLPLHLYILATEGISLPNAFGTAAVLVIIVLIITFLTNYFTERYQNKMMGK
- the pstB gene encoding phosphate ABC transporter ATP-binding protein PstB, with the protein product MEKITVEHLNTYFGDAHILKDINFKVAENTVTALIGPSGCGKSTFLRSINRMNDLIPAFKCDGTLLLDDEDVYAPEMDVVDLRRKVGMVFQKPNPFPKSIFENVAYGLRIHGEEDEDFIKQRVEESLKSAAIWDEVKDKLDKSAMGLSGGQQQRLCIARTIANNPEVILMDEPCSALDPISTLKIEDLIHELKKGYTIIIVTHNMQQASRVSDYTSFFLNGEIIESGRTEQIFVSPKEQKTEEYITGRFG